Proteins encoded by one window of Aspergillus puulaauensis MK2 DNA, chromosome 4, nearly complete sequence:
- a CDS encoding putative importin 11 (BUSCO:EOG09260DUW;~COG:U,Y;~EggNog:ENOG410PHZE;~InterPro:IPR001494,IPR016024,IPR011989;~PFAM:PF03810;~go_function: GO:0008536 - Ran GTPase binding [Evidence IEA];~go_process: GO:0006886 - intracellular protein transport [Evidence IEA]): MAHVIEVAGESNPLTPQNVLNSLIQAASSTQQQVQTGTKQLQHWEKQEKYYTFLQDVFLDHSVPLEVRYLAIIQLKNGIDRYWRKTAPNAIKKEEKEQIKVRALQAGVVEPAPLLALHNAFVLAKIMRLEYPQDWPEGIPTVIDLLRSSTQPGANPLQLPRTLVILLQIIKELSTARLQRTRHSLQSIVPEILHVLGSIYVGKVDAWASSLEQGNSGSTGIADTMEQSLTSLKTIRRLLVAGFERPHREKDASEFWVLTHSQFSRLFALATGSMTMPEDVQKYVEKHLLQLSKLHVEMAKVHAGSFALLPGSIPLVQSYWTLVVKLGENYSQLGADGESDKTFMEKAGLRALLLLKTCSNIAFYPAQSFKYQTPQDKEDKKEAVQLIKTQLFTHDFVNHAMELLVTQFFRFRQSDFQEWEADPEEWERKEDDISEAWEFSIRSCSERIFLDLVIHFKDLLVPRLLTVFYSFATPDNRDVILKDSLYSAIGLAAACLEKQLDFSEFLQNTLVPEVQIQDAGYNVLRRRIAILLGQWVPVKSDELKGDSIYQIFQHLLNSQDQLNDLVVRITAGRQLKQVLDVFEFSPEGFKPYAPSIFQNLMALVQEVESSDTRMGLLNTVRMAVTRMEDNIAPFSDQILSLLPPLWESSGDEHLLKQAILTLLGALIYSLKQESTRYHSLILPLVRNSIDPTSDTMIYLLEEALELWSAILMQTPAPASPEILSLIPALFPIFETAVDGVGLALQIAESYILLAPQEVLSDRIRLPLFISFEALLQPSLRQRGGYVPRLVEMAIRAADTVDGGSENTYSVIIRSLLDSSLLTSILEGLHSAYESGQTTGPNKKQSNIYGAIETEYFSILARLALAYPNLFVPGITAAFSPSGANNPQAQEELLTWLLTEWFLHYDNIGTATQKKLHALALTQLLTLNGPNIQPPTYILKHLQSYLNVWTDILTELAEGTTEGDPNDPRGGDYLINWNNAGTGKWHENEPPETTRRAEWDHSDIVHKINIRDFVRERLHSLIVGCGGEQRFQEDWLLNVDQEVVVAFGALRLL, translated from the exons ATGGCCCATGTCATTGAGGTAGCAGGGGAGTCTAATCCCCTGACGCCGCAGAATGTCTTGAACTCTTTGATCCAAGCCGCTAGCTCTACACAGCAGCAAGTTCAAACTGGGACCAAGCAACTGCAGCATTGGGAGAAACAGGAGAAGTACTATACCTTCCTCCAG GATGTGTTTCTAGATCACTCCGTTCCCCTCGAAGTCCGGTACCTCGCCATTATACAGCTGAAGAACGGAATCGATAGGTATTGGCGCAAGACGGCACCGAA TGCAAttaagaaggaagaaaaggagcagATCAAAGTCAGAGCCTTGcaggctggtgttgttgaaCCAGCACCCCTTTTAGCTCTTCACAATGCCTTTGTTTTGGCCAAGATCATGCGTCTTGAGTATCCTCAGGACTG GCCTGAAGGAATTCCTACAGTTATCGATCTTCTGCGCTCGTCTACCCAACCCGGCGCGAACCCGTTACAGTTACCACGAACCCTCGTAATCCTCTTACAAATTATCAAGGAGCTATCAACGGCCCGGTTACAGAGAACGCGGCACAGCCTTCAGTCTATTGTACCAGAGATACTCCATGTCCTCGGCAGCATATACGTTGGAAAGGTGGATGCATGGGCCTCTTCACTGGAGCAGGGCAATTCTGGCTCTACGGGAATTGCGGATACTATGGAGCAAAGCCTTACTTCTCTCAAAACTATCAGACGCCTGCTTGTTGCTGGATTTGAGCGTCCCCATCGAGAAAAGGATGCTTCGGAGTTCTGGGTCCTAACACACTCTCAGTTCAGCAGACTATTTGCGCTCGCCACCGGCTCCATGACAATGCCTGAGGATGTACAAAAATACGTCGAAAAACATCTGTTGCAACTGTCAAAGCTCCATGTGGAGATGGCCAAGGTTCACGCTGGATCTTTTGCTTTACTTCCCGGTAGTATACCGCTAGTTCAATCGTACTGGACGCTAGTAGTCAAGTTGGGAGAAAACTACAGCCAGCTGGGCGCGGATGGTGAATCAGACAAGACCTTTATGGAAAAAGCTGGTCTCAGAGCTCTCCTTCTACTCAAAACTTGCTCTAATATTGCATTCTACCCGGCACAGTCATTCAAATACCAGACACCCCAGGATAAGGAGGACAAAAAGGAAGCCGTCCAGCTAATAAAAACTCAGCTGTTCACGCACGACTTTGTCAACCATGCCATGGAGCTGCTCGTTACACAATTCTTCCGTTTCAGGCAGAGCGATTTTCAAGAGTGGGAGGCTGATCCAGAGGAGTGGGAgcggaaagaagacgatATCTCAGAAGCCTGGGAGTTTTCGATACGATCCTGTTCGGAGAGGATTTTCCTTGACCTTGTTATCCATTTCAAGGATTTGCTCGTCCCTCGCTTACTGACGGTTTTCTATTCTTTTGCTA CTCCAGATAATCGCGACGTGATCCTGAAAGATTCTCTTTATTCCGCTATAGGATTGGCTGCAGCTTGCCTAGAGAAGCAACTCGATTTCAGCGAATTTCTCCAAAACACTCTCGTTCCCGAAGTCCAGATCCAAGATGCCGGCTATAATGTGCTCAGGAGAAGAATAGCAATTCTTCTCGGTCAATGGGTGCCCGTCAAGTCCGACGAACTGAAGGGTGACTCCATATACCAGATATTCCAGCATCTGCTCAACAGTCAAGACCAGTTGAATGACCTTGTGGTTCGGATTACTGCTGGCAGGCAACTCAAGCAGGTACTCGACGTGTTCGAATTCAGCCCGGAAGGATTCAAACCCTACGCGCCATCAATTTTCCAGAACCTGATGGCTCTGGTGCAAGAAGTTGAGAGTTCTGACACTAGGATGGGGCTGCTTAACACTGTTCGTATGGCCGTTacgaggatggaggataAT ATCGCTCCTTTCTCGGATCAAATTCTATCTCTACTGCCCCCATTGTGGGAAAGTTCCGGCGATGAGCATTTGCTGAAACAGGCTATCCTCACACTACTTGGGGCGTTGATATACTCACTCAAGCAAGAGTCGACGAGATATCACTCACTTATCCTGCCTCTGGTTCGGAATTCGATCGATCCTACTTCG GACACCATGATCTATCTACTGGAGGAAGCTCTGGAGCTCTGGAGCGCCATCCTCATGCAAACTCCTGCACCGGCTTCGCCCGAAATACTCTCCCTCATACCCGCCTTGTTCCCTATTTTTGAGACCGCAGTCGATGGCGTTGGATTGGCCCTACAAATTGCGGAATCATACATTTTACTCGCACCTCAAGAGGTCCTCAGCGATCGCATTCGCCTCCCTCTCTTCATATCTTTCGAGGCACTCCTACAGCCCTCCCTGCGTCAACGAGGAGGCTACGTGCCTCGTCTAGTGGAAATGGCAATCCGCGCCGCCGATACGGTAGACGGCGGCAGCGAGAACACTTACAGTGTTATCATCCGCTCCCTCCTCGACAGCTCCCTTCTCACTTCCATCCTGGAGGGCCTACACTCCGCCTACGAGTCCGGCCAAACAACCGGGCCTAACAAGAAACAATCAAACATCTACGGCGCCATCGAAACAGAATACTTCTCtatcctcgcccgcctcgcCCTCGCTTACCCCAACCTCTTCGTCCCCGGAATTACAGCAGCATTTTCCCCGTCCGGCGCGAACAACCcacaagcccaagaagaactCCTCACCTGGCTCCTCACGGAATGGTTTCTCCACTACGACAACATCGGCACCGCAACCCAGAAGAAACTCCATGCCCTCGCTCTCACTCAGCTCCTAACCCTAAACGGGCCAAACATCCAACCACCCACTTACATCCTCAAGCATTTACAGTCTTACCTCAATGTCTGGACCGACATACTCACCGAGTTAGCCGAGGGAACGACCGAGGGCGACCCCAACGATCCCCGAGGCGGCGACTACCTTATCAATTGGAACAATGCGGGAACTGGGAAGTGGCATGAAAACGAGCCTCCCGAGACCACGCGAAGAGCGGAATGGGATCACTCCGATATCGTTCATAAAATCAACATTCGGGACTTTGTCCGTGAGCGGCTGCATTCTTTGATCGTTGGTTGCGGAGGCGAGCAGCGGTTCCAGGAGGATTGGTTGCTTAATGTCGATCAAGAAGTGGTTGTGGCGTTTGGTGCGCTGCGGTTGCTATGA
- the exg1 gene encoding glucan 1,3-beta-glucosidase (CAZy:GH5;~COG:G;~EggNog:ENOG410PJVJ;~InterPro:IPR017853,IPR001547;~PFAM:PF00150;~SECRETED:SignalP(1-22);~go_function: GO:0004553 - hydrolase activity, hydrolyzing O-glycosyl compounds [Evidence IEA];~go_process: GO:0071704 - organic substance metabolic process [Evidence IEA]), translating into MISRFLQGALLTLSISAVSTSAARVRLQSRANANADQIRGVNLGGWFVLEPWITPSLFDGAGDGAVDEYTLTQILGPDEATNRLSAHWSSFITEDDFSRIAQAGLTHVRIPVGYWAAAPIDGEPYVDGQLEYLDQAVSWAKANNLKVIVDLHGAPGSQNGFDNSGRRGPIEWQQGDTVEQTIRAFDALAQRYLTDGDDVSIEALNEPHIPGGINENQLKDYYGETLSIVQEKNPGATLVLHDGFKAPETWNGFLSGDNVIIDTHHYEVFEGNQNSWSIDQHVNAACELGRQHLQAVDKPVVVGEWSGALTDCTKYLNGRGIGSRYEGSLASGGAVGPCGKRSGGSVADLPQEDIVNTRRFIEAQLDTYELRNGWLFWTWKTEGAPGWDLQDLIDNEVFPQPLTDRQYQNQCGTA; encoded by the exons ATGATTTCCCGATTTTTGCAAGGGGCTCTTTTGACCCTCTCTATCTCGGCAGTTAGCACCTCAGCTGCGCGAGT TCGCCTACAGTCTCGTGCAAACGCCAATGCTGACCAAATCCGCGGAGTCAACCTCGGCGGCTGGTTTGTACTCGAGCCCTGGATTACGCCTTCGCTGTTCGATGGAGCCGGGGATGGAGCTGTTGATGAGTACACTTTGACGCAGATTCTCGGCCCGGACGAAGCTACAAACAGACTGTCCGCGCATTGGAGTTCTTTCATTACCGAGGATGACTTCTCTCGCATTGCCCAGGCAGGATTGACTCACGTCAGAATCCCTGTCGGCTATTGGGCAGCGGCGCCCATTGACGGCGAACCCTATGTTGATGGTCAGCTGGAATACTTAGATCAAGCTGTTTCCTGGGCGAAAGCCAATAACCTCAAGGTCATTGTTGATCTGCACGGTG CGCCGGGCTCACAGAATGGCTTCGATAACAGTGGGCGTAGAGGACCTATTGAATGGCAACAGGGAGATACAGTTGAGCAAACGATCCGTGCTTTTGATGCCTTAGCTCAACGTTATCTGACCGACGGTGACGATGTAAGTATCGAGGCCCTCAATGAGCCTCATATCCCTGGCGGGATCAACGAGAACCAGCTTAAAGATTACTACGGCGAGACTCTCTCGATTGTGCAAGAGAAAAACCCCGGTGCGACTTTGGTCTTGCACGATGGGTTTAAGGCACCAGAAACATGGAACGGTTTCCTGTCTGGAGATAATGTTATCATAGACACACACCATTACGAAGTTTTCGAAGGAAACCAAAATTCCTGGAGCATTGACCAGCATGTCAATGCTGCTTGTGAACTCGGCCGCCAACATCTCCAAGCTGTCGACAAGCCGGTCGTTGTTGGTGAATGGTCCGGTGCCTTGACAGATTGCACAAAATATCTAAACGGGAGGGGCATTGGCTCTCGCTATGAGGGTTCGCTAGCCTCAGGCGGAGCAGTTGGCCCTTGCGGAAAAAGAAGTGGGGGTAGCGTGGCCGATTTGCCTCAAGAGGACATAGTGAACACGCGCCGCTTCATTGAGGCCCAGCTCGATACATATGAGTTGAGGAATGGTTGGCTGTTCTGGACCTGGAAAACCGAAGGAGCCCCCGGCTGGGACCTGCAAGACCTGATCGACAACGAGGTCTTCCCCCAACCCTTGACAGACAGACAATACCAAAACCAGTGTGGAACTGCATAG
- a CDS encoding protoglobin family protein (COG:S;~EggNog:ENOG410PIKX;~InterPro:IPR012292,IPR009050;~PFAM:PF11563;~go_function: GO:0019825 - oxygen binding [Evidence IEA];~go_function: GO:0020037 - heme binding [Evidence IEA]), translated as MDSKVSEESKNKMVYFKLDGRPVKNIDRKALYTRLEARINYLKDFLDFNSSDMEALASGAKYIMTLIPAVVNLVYRKLLEYDITARSFHTKDTASDAPIEDFYNENSPPIMRRKMFLRWYLTKIISDPMQMDFWRYLNKVGLMHTAQERLHPLNIEYIHMGACLGYIQDLFTEALLSHPTLSTSRKTAIIRAISKIIWIQNDLIARWRIRDGEEFADEMSEYLLDDKEGYLGDKKVLGDSSSTTSSSSSRDDDRASIRSGVAPSIAPSITPSVASACPFADMAKPVSQTKIWAGK; from the exons ATGGATAGCAAGGTATCGGAAGAATCGAAGAACAAAATGGTGTACTTCAAACTAGACGGCCGCCCCGTCAAGAATATCGACCGCAAGGCACTGTACACCAGGCTCGAGGCCAGAATCAATTACCTCAAAGACTTTCTCGATTTCAATTCAA GCGACATGGAAGCCCTCGCCTCTGGCGCCAAATACATCATGACCTTAATTCCGGCCGTTGTGAACCTGGTTTACCGCAAACTCCTCGAGTACGACATCACCGCGCGATCATTCCACACCAAGGACACGGCATCGGACGCTCCCATTGAGGATTTCTACAACGAGAACAGCCCGCCGATTATGCGGAGGAAGATGTTCCTGCGGTGGTATCTGACGAAGATCATCTCCGATCCGATGCAGATGGATTTTTGGAGATATCTGAATAAAGTCGG GTTAATGCACACGGCCCAAGAACGTTTACACCCACTTAATATCGAATACATCCATATGGGCGCCTGCCTTGGATACATCCAGGACCTCTTCACCGAAGCCCTCTTGTCCCATCCCACTCTATCGACGTCGCGCAAGACCGCCATAATCCGAGCCATCAGCAAGATCATCTGGATCCAAAACGATCTCATTGCCCGCTGGCGGATCCGGGACGGCGAAGAATTCGCCGACGAGATGTCCGAATACCTCCTGGATGACAAAGAGGGGTACCTGGGTGACAAGAAGGTACTTGGCGACAGCAGCAGTACTACCTCCTCGTCTAGTTCGCGCGACGACGATCGTGCCAGCATCAGGAGCGGCGTGGCGCCTTCTATTGCGCCTTCCATCACGCCTTCTGTTGCTTCGGCGTGTCCCTTTGCTGACATGGCGAAGCCGGTCTCGCAGACCAAAATCTGGGCCGGGAAGTAA
- a CDS encoding aldehyde dehydrogenase (COG:C;~EggNog:ENOG410PICX;~InterPro:IPR015590,IPR016161,IPR016162,IPR016163;~PFAM:PF00171;~go_function: GO:0016491 - oxidoreductase activity [Evidence IEA];~go_function: GO:0016620 - oxidoreductase activity, acting on the aldehyde or oxo group of donors, NAD or NADP as acceptor [Evidence IEA];~go_process: GO:0055114 - oxidation-reduction process [Evidence IEA]), with amino-acid sequence MAPANGDKAAIPLIINNESVVTDNLFEVNNPATGEILYSCAGASVEDATRAVATAKAAFPSWSKTHPYERREILNKAADIMDSRKEEFIKIQMEETGAGRLFVEKTFLGSVAFLRDFAGMITTVEGKSPVVRENEQSALVVKQPYGVVLGIAPWNAPFILGTRAVALPLAAGNTAILKGSELSPKCFWAIGDVFREAGLPAGCLSVIYHKTADAPAVTNALIAHPDVRKISFTGSTNVGSIIASTAGKYIKPVLLELGGKASAIVLDDADLEKAATGCALGALLHSGQICMSTERIVVQRGIAEKFQKTLADTVEKLFGKNAPAPVLVAAPAVKKNKELVADALGKGANVVFGDPNATESSANSLRPVIVGGITKEMDIYATESFGPTVSLYVIDSEEEAVALANDTEYGLSSAVFTSNLFRGLRVAKQIESGAVHINSMTVHDEPTLPHGGWKSSGFGRFGGTAGYDEWLQTKTITWVE; translated from the exons ATGGCTCCTGCTAACGGCGATAAGGCGGCGATTCCGCTCATAATCAACAATGAGTCAGTTGTCACGGACAACCTCTTCGAGGTCAATAACCCTGCGACGGGAGAAATCCTGTACTCTTGCGCCGGCGCATCTGTCGAAGATGCAACTCGCGCGGTGGCAACTGCGAAGGCTGCGTTTCCTAGCTGGAGTAAAACGCATCCGTACGAGCGCAGAGAAATCTTGAACAAGGCCGCAGACATTATGGATTCACGAAAGGAGGAGTTTATCAAAATCCAAATGGAAGAGACGGGAGCAGGGCGGCTGTTCGTGGAAAAAACGTTTCTGGGGAGCGTAGCCTTTTTGAGGGATTTCGCAGGAATGATCACCACCGTCGAGGGTAAATCGCCCGTTGTTCGTGAAAATGAGCAAAGTGCGCTGGTAGTGAAGCAACCGTATGGCGTTGTTCTAGGAATCGCACCTTG GAATGCACCATTTATCCTCGGAACTCGTGCGGttgctcttcctctggcCGCAGGTAATACCGCCATTCTCAAAGGTTCTGAATTGTCACCAAAGTGTTTCTGGGCCATCGGTGATGTCTTCAGGGAAGCTGGTCTTCCCGCCGGTTGCTTGAGCGTAATCTACCACAAGACGGCTGATGCGCCTGCGGTCACGAATGCGCTCATTGCCCATCCCGACGTGCGCAAGATTAGCTTCACCGGCAGCACCAACGTTGGCTCAATAATTGCCTCTACCGCTGGGAAATACATCAAGCCAGTCCTCCTCGAGCTAGGCGGCAAAGCTTCGGCAATCGTTCTAGATGATGCCGATTTGGAGAAGGCCGCAACTGGCTGTGCATTAGGCGCTTTACTCCAC TCGGGTCAAATTTGCATGTCGACGGAGCGCATAGTAGTGCAGCGCGGAATTGCAGAGAAATTCCAGAAAACACTCGCCGATACAGTTGAAAAACTCTTTGGCAAGAATGCGCCTGCACCGGTTCTTGTTGCTGCCCCTGCGGtgaagaaaaacaaagaatTGGTGGCCGATGCACTCGGAAAGGGTGCCAACGTTGTGTTCGGCGACCCTAATGCTACCGAGTCTTCTGCCAACAGCCTGCGTCCCGTTATTGTGGGTGGAATCACCAAGGAGATGGATATCTACGCCACGGAGTCGTTCGGGCCAACAGTATCTCTTTACGTCATTGAcagcgaggaggaagccgTCGCATTAGCCAACGATACAGAATATGGTCTGTCATCGGCTGTATTTACGAGCAACCTGTTCAGGGGTTTGAGAGTGGCCAAGCAGATCGAATCCGG AGCCGTTCACATCAACTCGATGACGGTCCACGATGAGCCCACTTTGCCTCACGGTGGATGGAAGAGCAGTGGATTCGGCCGCTTCGGCGGCACAGCAGGCTATGACGAGTGGTTGCAAACCAAAACAATCACCTGGGTGGAGTAA
- a CDS encoding uncharacterized protein (COG:S;~EggNog:ENOG410PV8B), translating to MSTGNTILPKSIGGDGKEPGAETLEFLSFCPPDIQPNTRIIALCGANDWHDNASPQADGWFFSDFYLFHHLLEDTDSFRSSNQLWLTCVDPKTLVSKYNEYSHGSRNGDRRVVLDETHLDKIEARGDIRVIPPKDLLERFLASLRSETQTAVRENQPVLVLVFGHGEEGNFGVAVGGEGSAENASRLTRQRFNSAIRTGVDLTLLTTSCFSGGWALRPMGKLLLSSAKKLNVPGTTAVNDKEFSRAWACSQSCGRVADSIYATAVLNVLVDMSKTSSRDSSDATLGEGEELTASPTYINLCNSVYKAYKEHDPFYSIHGISFSAQDDKCHLEWRTRSGFPLLDYKKKWEGLREVSSIQSLDEHCEPTAALGFTGSIGRGYHNVVKAKAKMYMDSFPGPDNVGANNNHWRLKELLEGKKCPGEVLVYLTDILDYRLSAMTLASQYVSFLDIQFPDCLMFDTEVWCNDLALKVVKDSDSKGTKSKLEKFKEVRRYIMDTKLFDRPMALQGFSYGKLWDYLAIALVESSSLSTEEIRDKIDGLVKFKDGAQRLLTTMPLAEAIMKNDNVVRHRDRFFETVRNVRTRLRSLSPSKRSRKSPPS from the exons ATGTCGACAGGCAACACAATCCTCCCAAAAAGTATTGGAGGAGACGGCAAAGAACCCGGCGCTGAAACCCTCGAATTTCTATCTTTTTGCCCACCAGACATCCAGCCAAACACTCGAATAATAGCGTTGTGCGGTGCGAACGATTGGCACGATAATGCCTCTCCCCAGGCGGATGGGTGGTTCTTTTCTGACTTTTACCTattccatcatcttctggagGACACTG ATAGCTTCCGCTCTTCAAACCAACTATGGCTGACGTGTGTCGACCCAAAAACACTGGTCTCAAAGTACAATGAATATTCCCACGGCAGTAGAAATGGTGACCGTCGAGTCGTGCTCGACGAAACGCATTTAGATAAAATTGAGGCTAGGGGGGATATCCGCGTCATTCCCCCGAAAGATTTACTTGAGCGATTTTTGGCAAGTCTAAGGTCGGAAACTCAAACTGCTGTGAGGGAAAACCAACCTGTTCTAGTTCTCGTTTTTGGACATGGCGAGGAGGGTAACTTTGGGGTCGCCGTTGGTGGTGAGGGCTCGGCTGAGAACGCCTCAAGGCTAACTCGGCAGAGGTTCAATTCTGCAATTCGAACAGGTGTCGACTTGACCCTACTTACAACGTCGTGTTTCTCTGGTGGGTGGGCTCTTAGACCCATGGGCAAATTACTATTGTCCTCCGCAAAAAAGCTCAACGTCCCTGGCACGACCGCTGTTAATGACAAAGAATTTAGCAGGGCATGGGCGTGTAGCCAGTCTTGCGGACGGGTCGCCGACTCGATTTATGCCACTGCCGTCCTGAATGTCTTGGTTGACATGTCAAAAACGAGCAGCCGTGATTCTTCTGATGCGACTCTTGGTGAGGGCGAAGAGTTGACTGCATCACCAACCTACATAAACCTGTGCAACTCAGTCTACAAAGCATACAAAGAACACGACCCTTTCTACTCTATACACGGGATTTCGTTTTCTGCCCAAGATGACAAATGCCATCTTGAATGGAGGACACGCTCTGGCTTCCCGCTCCTTGACTATAAAAAGAAGTGGGAAGGGTTGCGCGAAGTTTCGTCCATACAGTCCTTGGACGAACACTGTGAGCCAACAGCTGCCTTGGGATTTACCGGCAGTATCGGTCGAGGCTATCACAACGTCGTAAAAGCCAAGGCCAAAATGTATATGGACTCCTTCCCAGGGCCAGATAACGTTGGGGCCAATAACAATCACTGGAGGCTCAAAGAATTGCTCGAGGGAAAGAAGTGCCCTGGGGAAGTACTCGTCTATCTAACTGACATTCTTGACTACCGCCTATCAGCAATGACACTAGCCTCACAATATGTCTCATTCCTAGACATTCAGTTCCCTGACTGCCTGATGTTCGACACAGAGGTTTGGTGTAATGATTTAGCCTTGAAGGTGGTAAAAGATAGTGATTCGAAAGGTACAAAATCGAAGCTAGAGAAATTTAAGGAGGTTCGACGGTATATCATGGACACAAAGCTGTTTGACAGACCTATGGCTTTACAAGGCTTTTCTTACGGCAAACTCTGGGACTATCTTGCTATCGCGCTTGTCGAGTCGTCGTCACTAAGCACTGAGGAGATCCGTGATAAAATCGACGGTTTAGTCAAAT TTAAGGATGGAGCGCAACGTTTGCTCACCACGATGCCACTTGCCGAGGCGATAATGAAAAACGATAATGTGGTTAGACATCGTGATAGGTTCTTTGAAACCGTCAGAAACGTTCGAACTCGCTTGAGATCGTTGTCTCCTAGCAAGCGCTCTCGCAAATCTCCCCCATCTTGA
- a CDS encoding GPI anchored serine-threonine rich protein (COG:S;~EggNog:ENOG410PU6E;~InterPro:IPR018466;~PFAM:PF10342;~SECRETED:SignalP(1-18)) encodes MRFFTTGLISALVAVATAYTTPDYSKPPSGNPISKPGLQEAVPVGKPYTIQWEPTTEGTVSLVLLRGPSENIQPLYALAESIPNKGSFEWTPSTELEPDVTHYGLLIVVESGADKGAYQWSTQFGIKNPNHGNDESSSTTTAAPTATDGAEPTITKTTTLTTTSCPVGVKPTGSSSPKPSVIPQPSFTHTPSAPAWTPTFTPAPPQFTGAAGRNAISLGAVAAGVAAVLAF; translated from the coding sequence ATGCGTTTCTTCACAACCGGTCTCATCTCCGCCCTCGTGGCCGTGGCTACTGCCTACACCACCCCCGACTACTCAAAGCCCCCCTCTGGAAACCCCATCTCGAAGCCTGGTCTCCAGGAGGCCGTCCCTGTTGGCAAGCCCTACACCATCCAGTGGGAGCCTACCACCGAGGGTACCGTCTCTCTAGTTCTCCTCCGTGGCCCTAGCGAGAACATCCAGCCCCTGTACGCTCTCGCCGAGAGCATCCCTAACAAGGGTTCCTTCGAGTGGACCCCCAGCACCGAGCTCGAGCCCGATGTCACCCACTACGGTCTTCTTATCGTCGTTGAGTCTGGCGCCGACAAGGGTGCCTACCAGTGGTCCACCCAGTTCGGTATCAAGAACCCCAACCACGGCAACGACGAGTCTTCCAGCACTACCACCGCTGCCCCTACTGCTACTGACGGTGCTGAAcccaccatcaccaagacCACCACCCTTACCACCACTTCCTGCCCCGTGGGTGTGAAGCCCACTGGCAGCAGCTCTCCTAAGCCTTCCGTCATCCCCCAGCCCAGCTTCACCCACACCCCCTCTGCTCCCGCCTGGACTCCTACCTTCAcccctgctcctcctcagtTCACCGGTGCTGCTGGCCGTAACGCCATCAGccttggtgctgttgctgccggtgttgctgctgtcctcGCCTTTTAA